One part of the Arachidicoccus terrestris genome encodes these proteins:
- a CDS encoding SusC/RagA family TonB-linked outer membrane protein, with protein sequence MQKQILSSLSNRGDRWGYVFKAVVLCCLLIACGHIKAQQKEDSLLLAQTVSYSATNEPLSQVLKELRERTNIRFTYNSGLIRVQPPVTVHANNVPFGVLLDQVLAKTALSYTVSFGGVVIYEKKKEQPAKAHKEKKGDKPPVVALILRGQVTTHGGEPLGGVTVQALSSHQMTATSSDGLFQIMAVPESNIQLSMVGMRDRQYKVSQSDQNKFVVLKMDSSVHEIEDVVINGYQAVDKRKVVGAVYTLDADEFLNAGAASLDQMIQGKVPGLMAINSSGSPTSSPKLRIRGTSTIVGNASPIWVVDGVVRQDPVNLTPLQINQALDGAQTANFNIVGNAISGINPNDIESLTFLKDASATAIYGVKAANGVIVVKTKKGKAGPAVVSFYTKEGMTGRPSYNRVDAMNSKERIDVSREAIQNGVFYGFNPLPNSYEGLLRQLYDRKITQAAFSQGVAKLETMNTDWLSLLARNQFNQGHTLSVSGGAGKSTYYVSVGYQAMHGTFKGDDLKNYTVMANIQGEISRKLNYQMSINASLRNANGFFQGVNPNDYALKTSRAISKDAPYIASYSSGLQGPDYHYVVPITTPLHFSIFNELNETGNTNSTQNIQATASLNYKIMPGLSYEGLFSGALSSNRSFQYAEDGSYYIAKLRGYDLDYPTTDVIQSSSPLPFGGISYPANTHTTSYTARNTLTFNKNLFGNRDELSVAVIQEITSTKSDALSSMELGYYPGRGNTYFSSYYATHPAKDNNVMHTVQQTNTMVNTLSYIATGSYVLNRKYVLNANIRTDGSNRFGQYSNQRFLPNWSVGLMWHVGDEPWFNSTSAVNRLDLRADYGTQGNVVTEVGPDLIASYPREPLAPVSNEYILDLKSLPYPDLRWEKTSGWDVGIDISLLKGRVSLSVDAYSKKGTDLIASKDIPLEYGISSMYQNYGKMNNSGWDGTLTVIPVKAGQFQWTQQWVYSQVYNKVVESDLKYTYNDYLNGTVILPGTPIGSFYSWRFQGLDGNHGVPLYDLKGADKAPLSSPRDFLAYSGRLDPSFTLGSATQLRYGNLSLTANFYLSLGNYHRLNPIYAGLPKVRVGSGIPAPDQNLPRELVDRWRKPGDEKFTNIPAFTNWVELVGYLKFYAPSSQANSSFTGGDAVLNQISRYYAYDQSTIRVANASYLRCQSIMLSYNLPTVCLQNLGIRSGNIALTVNNPFVIKSKDMLWQDPENSGTGTGSMPSTASYYLTMGITF encoded by the coding sequence ATGCAAAAACAGATTTTATCTTCCCTTAGTAATAGGGGAGACAGATGGGGGTATGTTTTTAAAGCAGTCGTTCTTTGTTGCCTTCTGATAGCCTGCGGGCATATAAAAGCGCAACAAAAAGAGGACAGCCTCCTTTTAGCTCAGACAGTCAGTTATTCTGCCACCAATGAACCGCTCTCCCAGGTGCTGAAAGAACTGAGAGAAAGAACAAATATACGCTTTACATATAACAGTGGTTTGATACGTGTACAACCACCTGTCACAGTTCATGCAAACAATGTACCTTTCGGTGTACTGCTGGACCAGGTCCTGGCCAAAACAGCACTCAGCTACACGGTGTCTTTTGGCGGGGTTGTTATCTACGAGAAAAAAAAGGAACAACCGGCAAAAGCACATAAAGAAAAAAAAGGCGATAAACCTCCGGTGGTCGCCCTCATACTGAGAGGACAGGTCACCACACATGGCGGCGAACCGCTGGGCGGCGTTACGGTTCAGGCACTTTCTTCCCATCAGATGACAGCCACGTCCTCTGACGGGTTGTTTCAGATAATGGCCGTTCCTGAAAGTAATATTCAGTTGTCAATGGTAGGCATGAGAGACCGGCAGTATAAAGTCAGCCAGTCCGATCAGAATAAATTCGTTGTCCTAAAAATGGATAGCAGTGTACATGAAATCGAGGATGTGGTCATTAATGGTTATCAAGCGGTGGATAAACGTAAGGTGGTTGGAGCTGTTTATACACTGGATGCGGACGAGTTCCTGAATGCAGGTGCGGCTTCTTTGGATCAGATGATACAGGGAAAGGTGCCAGGGCTGATGGCCATCAATAGTTCCGGGAGCCCGACCAGTTCACCAAAGCTTCGAATCAGGGGCACCTCGACGATTGTCGGAAATGCTTCTCCCATTTGGGTGGTGGATGGCGTCGTGCGACAAGATCCTGTGAACCTGACCCCACTACAGATCAACCAGGCACTCGATGGAGCCCAGACCGCCAATTTTAATATTGTCGGCAATGCGATTTCCGGGATTAACCCAAACGACATCGAAAGCCTTACTTTTCTTAAAGATGCTTCTGCCACGGCTATTTACGGTGTAAAGGCCGCCAACGGCGTTATCGTCGTTAAAACCAAGAAAGGAAAAGCAGGCCCTGCTGTTGTAAGTTTTTATACGAAGGAGGGCATGACCGGCCGGCCATCTTATAACAGAGTGGATGCGATGAATTCAAAAGAACGCATAGATGTGTCGCGTGAGGCGATCCAAAACGGGGTGTTTTATGGCTTCAACCCGCTCCCTAATTCTTACGAAGGGCTGCTCAGGCAATTATATGACCGCAAAATAACGCAGGCTGCGTTTAGCCAGGGGGTCGCAAAGCTGGAAACCATGAATACGGATTGGTTGTCGCTTTTGGCCAGAAACCAGTTTAATCAGGGACATACCCTCAGCGTTTCCGGCGGCGCCGGCAAAAGCACTTATTATGTATCCGTGGGTTACCAGGCCATGCATGGCACTTTCAAAGGCGACGATCTTAAGAATTATACCGTTATGGCCAATATACAAGGAGAAATCAGCAGGAAATTGAATTACCAGATGAGCATCAATGCCTCTTTAAGAAACGCCAATGGTTTTTTTCAGGGGGTAAACCCCAATGACTATGCACTGAAAACCAGCAGGGCCATTTCTAAGGACGCGCCCTATATCGCAAGCTATTCCAGTGGCCTGCAGGGACCGGATTATCATTATGTCGTACCGATCACAACCCCCTTACACTTCTCCATATTCAACGAACTCAATGAAACCGGTAATACCAATTCAACACAAAATATTCAGGCAACGGCCAGTTTAAATTATAAGATTATGCCAGGGCTCTCTTATGAAGGCTTATTCAGTGGCGCACTGAGCAGCAACAGATCTTTCCAGTACGCGGAAGACGGCAGTTATTACATTGCCAAATTAAGGGGTTATGATCTCGATTATCCAACTACAGATGTCATACAATCTTCATCACCATTGCCTTTTGGCGGCATTTCCTATCCTGCAAATACGCATACAACTTCTTATACCGCGCGCAATACACTGACATTTAATAAAAATCTGTTCGGAAATCGTGATGAGTTGTCTGTGGCGGTCATCCAGGAAATTACGTCCACGAAGTCTGATGCATTGTCTTCCATGGAACTGGGTTATTATCCAGGCAGGGGAAATACTTATTTCTCCTCTTATTATGCGACCCATCCCGCAAAAGATAATAATGTGATGCATACGGTTCAGCAAACCAATACAATGGTCAATACCCTGAGTTATATCGCGACAGGCTCTTATGTGTTGAACCGGAAATATGTATTGAATGCCAATATACGTACCGATGGCAGCAACCGATTCGGGCAGTATTCCAATCAGCGTTTTTTACCGAACTGGTCTGTAGGATTGATGTGGCATGTAGGCGATGAGCCGTGGTTTAATTCAACAAGTGCCGTCAACAGGCTGGACCTTCGGGCAGATTATGGCACACAGGGCAATGTTGTAACAGAGGTAGGCCCTGATCTGATTGCTTCCTATCCCAGGGAGCCGCTGGCGCCTGTTTCTAACGAGTATATACTTGACCTCAAAAGCCTGCCCTATCCGGACTTGCGCTGGGAAAAGACAAGCGGCTGGGATGTCGGGATCGATATTTCTTTGTTAAAGGGCAGGGTATCACTGTCTGTAGATGCTTACAGCAAGAAAGGCACAGACCTGATCGCGTCCAAAGATATTCCATTAGAATACGGAATCAGCTCCATGTATCAGAATTACGGAAAAATGAACAACAGCGGCTGGGATGGGACTTTGACAGTGATCCCCGTAAAGGCAGGTCAATTTCAATGGACACAGCAATGGGTCTATAGTCAGGTGTATAATAAGGTGGTAGAATCTGACCTGAAATATACCTATAATGACTACCTCAATGGAACCGTCATTCTGCCAGGAACACCTATCGGTTCTTTTTATTCATGGAGATTTCAGGGACTGGACGGAAACCATGGGGTGCCCCTGTATGATTTGAAAGGCGCAGATAAGGCACCTCTGTCCAGTCCACGGGATTTTCTCGCCTACAGCGGCCGGCTGGATCCGTCCTTTACTTTGGGCAGCGCGACGCAGCTCCGCTATGGCAATTTGTCCCTGACCGCTAATTTTTATCTCTCACTGGGTAATTATCACAGACTGAATCCGATTTATGCAGGATTGCCAAAGGTGCGTGTGGGCTCCGGTATACCGGCCCCTGACCAGAATCTGCCCAGAGAGCTGGTGGACAGGTGGCGTAAGCCCGGTGATGAAAAATTCACGAATATTCCGGCCTTTACCAATTGGGTGGAACTGGTAGGCTATCTTAAATTCTATGCGCCGAGCTCTCAGGCCAATTCTTCCTTTACGGGCGGGGACGCTGTGTTAAACCAGATTTCACGCTACTATGCCTATGACCAGTCTACGATCCGTGTCGCAAACGCTAGTTATCTGCGCTGCCAGTCCATCATGCTGAGTTACAATCTGCCAACGGTCTGTCTACAAAACCTGGGGATCAGAAGCGGTAATATTGCTTTGACCGTCAACAACCCCTTTGTCATCAAAAGCAAGGACATGTTATGGCAGGACCCCGAAAACAGCGGAACCGGCACTGGATCTATGCCCTCCACGGCTTCCTATTATTTAACAATGGGTATTACTTTTTGA
- a CDS encoding RagB/SusD family nutrient uptake outer membrane protein, producing MANRTIKQYKWAAAAGNCRMRMLMTVLLLASLSSCKKFLQERSQSDFTPKSTTSFSELLMGTAYPLSTGRLHQAICLMDDDVQEYPPVTQGDVGDGYEQGLPAYAWQPDFFERMEASGFDPSGITIDGYKNYYKLITGTNIALQYGPESEGTRADKDYLLGQAYTLRAFYYFQLVNLYGRPYNDSTTTPEKSPGVPLILTANVSDSMPRRHSVQQVYRQVHSDLQQAFQMLDAEKRTGDIFRVDHIAAHLLASRVALYMCDWDSVIRHADYVIQYHPQLMNLNDWFPRKTDPSGNPAFLPIIGVGNRETIWTYSSSNETYPLKIAYAYGMSKDLVSQFEPTDLRAQIYFTTAPPIFEQWISILSQPAKWEIIGTIITTTGCAFRSSEAYLNRAEAYAQKYLLTGDASFGQKAMEDLNTLRKNRFSAADFQPLQAIPADSLLQFCRQERRREFFFEGHRWFDLRRYGMPSITHTYGMTKTSQRTFTLQAHDPQYTLQIPPTAILMNQNLIQNPAAPVRESH from the coding sequence ATGGCAAATCGTACAATAAAACAATATAAATGGGCAGCCGCCGCCGGCAACTGCCGCATGCGGATGTTGATGACCGTCTTATTGCTTGCCTCGCTGAGCTCCTGTAAGAAGTTCCTTCAGGAGCGGAGCCAGAGTGATTTTACCCCCAAAAGCACCACGTCATTTAGCGAACTGCTGATGGGTACGGCCTACCCTTTGAGTACAGGAAGGCTGCACCAGGCCATCTGCCTGATGGATGATGATGTGCAGGAGTATCCTCCTGTGACGCAAGGAGATGTAGGAGACGGGTATGAACAGGGCCTGCCTGCATACGCCTGGCAGCCGGATTTCTTTGAGAGGATGGAAGCCAGTGGCTTTGATCCTTCAGGCATAACAATTGACGGCTATAAGAATTACTATAAACTGATTACAGGAACAAATATCGCCCTGCAATACGGACCGGAATCTGAAGGGACACGGGCTGACAAGGATTACCTGTTGGGACAGGCATATACGCTACGGGCTTTTTACTATTTTCAGCTTGTCAATCTTTATGGTCGTCCCTATAATGATTCAACGACAACACCCGAAAAAAGTCCGGGCGTCCCATTGATCCTGACGGCTAATGTCTCCGACAGCATGCCGCGCAGGCACTCGGTTCAGCAGGTATATCGTCAGGTACATAGTGACCTTCAGCAGGCCTTTCAAATGCTGGATGCAGAGAAAAGGACCGGTGATATTTTCCGGGTGGACCATATCGCAGCACACCTGCTCGCCTCCCGGGTAGCCCTCTATATGTGTGATTGGGATTCTGTGATCCGTCATGCGGACTATGTGATCCAGTATCATCCGCAGCTGATGAATTTAAACGATTGGTTTCCGAGAAAAACGGACCCATCAGGTAATCCGGCCTTTCTACCCATCATCGGCGTGGGCAACCGCGAGACGATCTGGACCTATAGCAGCAGTAATGAAACCTATCCGTTGAAGATTGCCTACGCATACGGGATGTCGAAAGATCTTGTCAGCCAGTTTGAGCCCACTGATCTGAGGGCCCAGATTTATTTTACAACAGCACCGCCTATTTTTGAACAGTGGATTTCCATATTGTCGCAACCGGCGAAATGGGAAATCATTGGTACCATTATCACGACCACCGGTTGCGCCTTCCGTAGCTCTGAGGCCTATCTCAACAGAGCCGAGGCTTACGCTCAAAAGTATCTGTTGACAGGTGACGCTTCTTTTGGTCAAAAGGCAATGGAAGATCTGAATACCTTGCGCAAAAACAGATTTTCAGCTGCTGATTTTCAGCCTTTGCAGGCGATACCGGCAGACAGTTTATTACAATTTTGCCGGCAGGAGCGTAGGCGTGAATTTTTCTTTGAGGGACACAGATGGTTTGATCTGAGGCGTTACGGAATGCCTTCTATTACGCATACCTATGGTATGACTAAAACAAGTCAGAGAACCTTTACGCTCCAGGCGCATGATCCTCAATATACCCTACAGATACCGCCGACGGCTATTTTGATGAATCAAAACCTGATACAGAATCCGGCGGCACCCGTCAGGGAAAGTCATTAG